A genomic window from Luteolibacter sp. LG18 includes:
- the groL gene encoding chaperonin GroEL (60 kDa chaperone family; promotes refolding of misfolded polypeptides especially under stressful conditions; forms two stacked rings of heptamers to form a barrel-shaped 14mer; ends can be capped by GroES; misfolded proteins enter the barrel where they are refolded when GroES binds) — MAKQLQFDEAARQALLRGVEKLAKAVKATLGPAGRNVILDKKFGSPTITKDGVSVAKEIELEDPYENMGAQLIREVSSKTSDIAGDGTTTATVLAEAIYKEGLRNVTAGANPISLQRGILKATEAIVAQLKNISKTVSDTKEIAQVATVSANWDSEIGNIIAEAMDKVGKDGTITVEEAKGIETTLDVVEGMQFDKGYLSPYFVTDAESMEAVLDSPYILINEKKISSLKDFLPLLEKVAKTGRPFLIIAEDVEGEALAALVVNKLRGILNVAAVKAPGFGDRRKAMLEDIAVLTGGKVITDDLGIKLESVELSDLGSAKRITISKESTVIVEGAGSSDSITGRVNQIRRQIEDTTSDYDREKLQERLAKLAGGVAVINVGAATETEMKEKKARVEDALHATRAAVEEGIVPGGGTALIRAQAAVGDLGLVGDEATGAGIIARAVEAPLRQLAANAGREGALIVSRVKSGAEGYNVATDTYEDLIASGVVDPTKVTRSALQNAASIAGLLLTTEALITEKPEKKEAAAGGHGHDHGMGDF; from the coding sequence ATGGCTAAACAACTCCAATTCGACGAAGCCGCCCGCCAGGCCCTCCTGCGCGGCGTTGAGAAACTCGCCAAGGCCGTGAAGGCCACCCTCGGACCGGCCGGCCGCAATGTCATCCTCGACAAGAAGTTCGGCTCCCCGACCATCACCAAGGACGGCGTTTCCGTCGCCAAGGAAATCGAGCTCGAGGATCCCTATGAGAACATGGGTGCCCAGCTCATCCGCGAAGTCTCCTCGAAGACCTCCGACATCGCCGGCGACGGCACCACCACCGCGACCGTGCTCGCTGAAGCCATCTACAAGGAAGGCCTCCGCAACGTGACCGCCGGTGCCAACCCGATCTCGCTCCAGCGCGGCATCCTGAAGGCCACCGAGGCCATCGTCGCCCAGCTCAAGAACATCTCCAAGACGGTGTCCGACACCAAGGAGATCGCCCAGGTCGCCACCGTGTCCGCCAACTGGGACTCCGAGATCGGCAACATCATCGCCGAGGCGATGGACAAGGTCGGCAAGGACGGCACGATCACCGTGGAAGAAGCCAAGGGCATCGAAACCACGCTCGACGTGGTGGAAGGCATGCAGTTCGACAAGGGCTACCTGTCCCCGTACTTCGTGACCGACGCGGAGAGCATGGAAGCCGTGCTCGACAGCCCGTACATCCTCATCAACGAGAAGAAGATCTCCTCGCTGAAGGATTTCCTCCCGCTGCTTGAGAAGGTCGCCAAGACCGGCCGCCCGTTCCTCATCATCGCCGAAGACGTCGAGGGCGAAGCCCTTGCCGCCCTCGTGGTGAACAAGCTCCGCGGCATCCTCAACGTCGCCGCCGTGAAGGCTCCGGGCTTCGGTGACCGTCGCAAGGCCATGCTCGAAGACATCGCCGTCCTCACCGGTGGCAAGGTCATCACCGACGACCTCGGCATCAAGCTGGAGTCCGTCGAACTGTCCGACCTCGGCTCCGCCAAGCGCATCACCATCTCCAAGGAGAGCACGGTGATCGTCGAAGGCGCCGGTTCCAGCGACAGCATCACCGGCCGCGTGAACCAGATCCGCCGCCAGATCGAAGACACCACCAGCGATTACGACCGCGAGAAGCTCCAGGAGCGCCTCGCCAAGCTCGCCGGCGGTGTGGCCGTCATCAACGTCGGTGCCGCCACCGAGACCGAGATGAAGGAGAAGAAGGCCCGCGTCGAAGACGCCCTCCACGCCACCCGTGCGGCGGTTGAGGAAGGCATCGTCCCGGGCGGTGGCACCGCGCTGATCCGCGCCCAGGCCGCCGTCGGCGACCTCGGCCTCGTCGGTGACGAAGCCACCGGTGCCGGCATCATTGCCCGCGCCGTGGAAGCTCCGCTCCGCCAGCTCGCCGCCAACGCCGGTCGCGAAGGTGCCCTCATCGTCTCCCGCGTGAAGTCGGGTGCCGAAGGCTACAACGTCGCCACCGACACCTACGAAGACCTCATCGCTTCCGGCGTGGTCGACCCGACCAAGGTGACCCGTTCCGCCCTGCAGAACGCCGCCTCGATCGCCGGCCTGCTCCTGACCACCGAGGCTCTCATCACCGAGAAGCCGGAGAAGAAGGAAGCCGCCGCCGGTGGCCACGGCCACGACCACGGCATGGGCGACTTCTAA
- a CDS encoding co-chaperone GroES, translating to MASIKPLGQRVLVKRIEADAISAGGIVLPDTAKEKPQEAEVLSLGTGGKDSDGKDIEFTVKVGDKVLISKYGGTEVKIDGQEVLIINESDILGIVG from the coding sequence ATGGCTAGCATCAAACCTCTCGGTCAGCGTGTCCTCGTGAAGCGCATCGAAGCCGACGCGATCAGCGCCGGTGGCATCGTCCTTCCTGATACCGCCAAGGAAAAGCCGCAGGAAGCCGAAGTGCTCTCCCTGGGCACCGGCGGCAAGGACTCCGATGGCAAGGACATCGAGTTCACCGTGAAGGTGGGCGACAAGGTCCTCATCTCCAAGTACGGCGGCACCGAAGTGAAAATCGACGGCCAGGAAGTGCTCATCATCAACGAGAGCGACATCCTCGGCATCGTTGGCTGA